From Azospirillum sp. TSA2s, a single genomic window includes:
- a CDS encoding ABC transporter ATP-binding protein — protein sequence MMEERAASGVALRGQGNGPLPASVGGYVWRHSGKHQVGLAVLSVMVFLLSIWPLEIQRRIVNDAISSRSLSAIVWLSVAYFSIALLEGVLKFILNLYRGWVSERAVRHLRMTILSLARCVPRRHDSQEEEGVEIALVLSEAEPIGNFVGISVSEPLLQTGILVSVLVYIAHLRLEFALVSALVFLPQMIIVPLIQRAINRRAAMRIRTLRQISSNIIGSTGSTVADSQDQPKRIDTVFALNMGIYTLKFGMNFLMNLLHHLGVAVVLGIGGWYVVQGHIDVGAVVAFVSGLAKIVDPWGDLINWFREATVSSVKYQLIETAARRIATGGGWADRSV from the coding sequence ATGATGGAAGAACGGGCAGCCTCCGGAGTTGCGCTGCGCGGACAAGGCAATGGACCGCTGCCGGCGTCGGTCGGCGGCTATGTCTGGCGCCACAGCGGCAAGCATCAGGTCGGGCTGGCGGTCCTTTCCGTCATGGTCTTCCTTTTGAGCATCTGGCCGCTCGAGATCCAGCGGCGCATCGTCAATGATGCCATCTCGTCGAGATCGCTGTCCGCGATCGTCTGGCTGTCGGTCGCCTATTTCAGCATCGCGCTCCTTGAAGGTGTGCTCAAGTTCATCCTGAACCTCTACCGGGGCTGGGTCAGCGAAAGGGCGGTGCGGCATCTGCGCATGACCATCCTCAGCTTGGCCCGCTGCGTTCCGCGCCGGCACGATTCACAGGAAGAGGAGGGCGTGGAAATCGCGCTGGTCCTGTCGGAAGCGGAACCGATCGGCAACTTCGTCGGCATCAGCGTGTCAGAACCCTTGCTCCAGACCGGCATCCTGGTCAGCGTGCTCGTCTACATTGCCCATCTGCGGCTGGAATTCGCGCTGGTCAGCGCGCTGGTTTTCCTGCCGCAGATGATCATCGTTCCGCTGATCCAGCGGGCGATCAACCGGCGGGCGGCGATGCGCATCAGGACGCTGCGCCAGATCAGCAGCAACATCATCGGCAGCACCGGAAGCACGGTGGCCGACAGCCAGGACCAGCCCAAGCGCATCGACACCGTTTTCGCGCTGAACATGGGCATCTACACGCTGAAGTTCGGGATGAACTTCCTGATGAACCTGCTGCACCACCTCGGCGTCGCGGTGGTTCTTGGCATCGGCGGCTGGTACGTGGTGCAGGGACACATCGACGTCGGTGCGGTCGTCGCGTTCGTCTCCGGCCTCGCCAAGATCGTCGATCCCTGGGGCGACCTGATCAACTGGTTCCGGGAAGCCACCGTCAGCA
- a CDS encoding ABC transporter permease: protein MNPLSSIRIAFAALRLNLMRSMLTMLGIIIGVASVITMIAVGAGAEARIAQQIDSLGSNLIIVVSGAITSGGVRLGFGTQMTLSEDDAQALQREVPEILVAAPGVRGTAQIIYGNLNWSTVIFGTTTDFLAARDWGIAQGRPFEQAEEDRAAKVALLGQTVASTLFGSADPVGQLIRIKKVPFTVVGVLDRKGQSMQGQDQDDTVVMPLSTARNRVLGGSEVSRRAVGAILVKMREGADMHAAGTQIHDLLRQRHHLQPAQDDDFWIRNLSEVAQAQEASSRVLTLLLAAVASVSLVVGGIGIMNIMLVSVTERTREIGLRLAVGARSRDILSQFLIEALTLSLTGGLIGIAVGAAAAFTIGHWAHWQTELSVPAILLAVGFAAVIGVFFGFYPARKASRLQPIEALRYE from the coding sequence ATGAACCCCCTGTCGTCCATCCGCATTGCATTCGCGGCATTGCGTCTCAACCTCATGCGCAGCATGCTGACCATGCTGGGGATCATCATCGGGGTGGCGTCCGTCATCACCATGATCGCGGTCGGCGCCGGAGCGGAAGCGCGCATCGCCCAACAGATCGACAGCCTCGGCTCCAACCTCATCATCGTGGTGTCCGGCGCGATCACCTCCGGCGGCGTGCGTCTGGGCTTCGGCACCCAGATGACGCTGAGCGAGGACGACGCCCAGGCCCTGCAGCGGGAAGTCCCCGAGATTTTGGTCGCGGCACCGGGCGTGCGCGGCACGGCCCAGATCATCTACGGCAATCTCAACTGGTCCACCGTGATCTTCGGCACCACCACCGACTTTCTGGCGGCGCGGGATTGGGGCATCGCCCAGGGCAGGCCCTTCGAACAAGCGGAAGAGGACCGCGCGGCCAAGGTGGCGCTGCTCGGCCAGACGGTGGCGTCCACGCTGTTCGGCAGCGCGGATCCGGTCGGCCAACTGATCCGCATCAAGAAGGTGCCGTTCACCGTGGTCGGCGTGCTGGACCGCAAGGGCCAAAGCATGCAGGGCCAGGATCAGGACGACACAGTCGTCATGCCTCTGAGCACGGCGCGCAACCGCGTGCTGGGCGGCAGCGAGGTGAGCCGGCGGGCGGTGGGCGCCATCCTGGTCAAGATGCGCGAGGGTGCCGACATGCATGCCGCCGGGACGCAGATCCACGACCTGCTGAGGCAGCGCCACCATCTTCAGCCCGCACAGGACGATGATTTCTGGATCCGCAACCTGTCGGAGGTCGCCCAGGCACAGGAGGCATCGTCTCGCGTGCTGACGCTGCTGCTGGCGGCGGTGGCCTCGGTGTCGCTGGTGGTGGGTGGAATCGGCATCATGAACATCATGCTGGTCAGCGTGACCGAGCGGACCCGGGAAATCGGGCTGCGTCTTGCCGTCGGAGCGCGCAGCCGCGACATCCTGAGCCAGTTCCTGATCGAAGCCTTGACGCTGTCGCTGACCGGCGGGCTGATCGGGATCGCCGTCGGTGCCGCCGCCGCCTTCACCATCGGGCATTGGGCGCACTGGCAGACGGAATTGAGCGTGCCGGCGATCCTTCTGGCGGTCGGCTTTGCGGCCGTGATCGGGGTCTTCTTCGGCTTCTACCCGGCCCGCAAGGCGTCCCGCCTCCAGCCGATCGAAGCGCTGCGCTACGAGTGA
- a CDS encoding ABC transporter ATP-binding protein: MGNWLIETEHLSKEYRLGDVPLLALNDVSVRIAAGEFVAVMGPSGSGKSTFMNLLGCLDSPSAGLYRLDGRDVSHLAPDELAGVRNRLVGFVFQGFNLLPRTPAVENVELPLVYAGLSAQERRRRALARLTEVGLAGRAWHHPSQLSGGQQQRVAIARALVNDPLLILADEPTGALDSRTSIEVMALFQGFNARGITVVLVTHEPDIAAFARRTLSFRDGRLIDDRPVVAPRVASEVLAGLQQPGAAA; encoded by the coding sequence ATGGGCAACTGGCTGATCGAGACCGAACACCTGAGCAAGGAATACCGATTGGGGGACGTGCCCCTGCTCGCCCTGAACGACGTGTCGGTGCGCATCGCCGCCGGCGAGTTCGTGGCCGTCATGGGGCCATCGGGATCGGGTAAGTCCACCTTCATGAACCTGCTCGGTTGCCTTGACAGCCCCAGCGCCGGCCTCTACCGCCTCGACGGGCGCGACGTGTCGCACCTTGCTCCCGATGAACTGGCAGGGGTGCGCAACCGTCTGGTCGGCTTCGTGTTCCAGGGCTTCAACCTGCTGCCGCGCACGCCGGCAGTCGAAAATGTGGAGCTGCCGCTCGTCTACGCCGGCCTGTCCGCCCAGGAGCGCCGCCGCCGCGCCCTCGCCCGCCTGACCGAGGTCGGCCTTGCCGGGCGGGCATGGCATCATCCCTCGCAATTGTCGGGCGGCCAGCAGCAGCGCGTCGCCATCGCCCGTGCGCTGGTCAACGACCCGCTGCTGATCCTGGCCGACGAACCGACCGGCGCACTCGACTCACGCACCAGCATCGAGGTCATGGCGCTGTTCCAGGGCTTCAATGCGCGCGGCATCACGGTCGTGCTGGTGACCCACGAGCCGGACATCGCAGCCTTCGCCCGGCGCACGCTGAGCTTTCGCGATGGCCGGCTGATCGACGACCGGCCGGTCGTTGCACCCCGCGTGGCGTCCGAGGTGCTGGCGGGCTTGCAGCAGCCGGGAGCCGCGGCATGA
- a CDS encoding efflux RND transporter periplasmic adaptor subunit, whose protein sequence is MTLPLTDHGSSPGRSTNPAPPAQRAFRHSGWLLGILLTMLGAVGLLYHAMGTQTAAPAYRTGPVARGAVTASITASGTVNPVVTVQVGSQVSGQISELVADFNTEVKTGQLIARIDPALFDTQVAQAAGDLAVARAGIQTQQATVARAAADLEAARATLTNVQAQLRRSQALLFNARTSFDRTQRLFERGNASASDRDSAKSASDAAQADVEALSAQEVSQQATIRSTEAQLSLAQANLAAATALVQQKEAAYQGARINLEHTRIVAPVDGTVIQRNVDRGQTVAASLQAPVLFTIAQDLAAMQVDASVDEADVGTVRVGQEVHFTVDAYPGRAFVGTVLQIRKAPQVVQNVVTYDVVISAPNPDLALLPGLTANVRIVVEHRDDALLVPNAALRYRPAKATPPDAPPSPQAGEVWVLGSSGQPERRPLRLGTSDGTMVEVVGGKLSAGERVILGETAPAAASGTMPSMGGGPRL, encoded by the coding sequence ATGACTCTGCCGCTGACCGACCACGGATCGAGCCCCGGACGCTCGACCAACCCTGCCCCACCAGCCCAACGCGCCTTCCGGCACTCGGGCTGGCTGCTGGGGATCCTGCTCACGATGTTGGGCGCGGTGGGGCTGCTCTATCACGCCATGGGCACCCAGACCGCCGCTCCCGCCTATCGAACCGGACCGGTGGCGCGCGGCGCGGTCACCGCATCGATCACCGCGTCCGGCACCGTCAATCCGGTCGTTACGGTGCAGGTCGGATCGCAGGTGTCGGGACAAATCAGTGAACTGGTCGCCGATTTCAACACGGAGGTGAAGACCGGCCAGCTCATCGCCCGCATCGATCCCGCGCTGTTCGATACACAGGTGGCACAGGCGGCAGGCGATCTCGCCGTCGCCCGGGCCGGCATCCAGACCCAGCAGGCCACCGTCGCCCGCGCAGCCGCCGACTTGGAGGCCGCGCGCGCGACCCTGACCAACGTCCAGGCCCAGCTGCGCAGATCGCAGGCGCTCCTGTTCAACGCCAGGACCAGTTTCGACCGCACGCAACGGCTTTTCGAGCGGGGAAATGCGTCCGCTTCGGACCGTGACAGCGCCAAGTCCGCCAGCGACGCCGCCCAGGCCGATGTCGAGGCGCTGAGCGCACAGGAGGTCAGCCAACAGGCCACGATCCGGTCCACCGAGGCCCAGCTCAGTCTCGCCCAAGCCAACCTCGCGGCTGCGACGGCCCTGGTGCAGCAGAAGGAGGCGGCCTATCAGGGCGCGCGCATCAATCTGGAGCATACGCGCATCGTCGCGCCGGTGGACGGCACCGTCATCCAGCGCAACGTCGATCGCGGCCAGACCGTTGCGGCCAGCCTGCAGGCGCCGGTGCTCTTCACCATCGCCCAGGATCTGGCGGCCATGCAGGTGGACGCATCTGTGGACGAGGCGGATGTCGGAACGGTGCGGGTCGGCCAGGAGGTGCATTTCACCGTGGATGCCTACCCCGGCCGCGCCTTTGTCGGCACGGTGCTCCAGATCCGCAAAGCACCCCAGGTCGTTCAGAACGTCGTTACCTACGACGTGGTCATCTCGGCGCCCAATCCCGATCTGGCACTCCTGCCCGGCCTGACCGCCAACGTCCGCATCGTCGTCGAGCATCGCGACGACGCGCTGCTGGTCCCCAATGCCGCTCTGCGCTATCGCCCGGCCAAGGCCACCCCGCCGGATGCGCCGCCATCCCCACAAGCGGGCGAGGTCTGGGTGCTCGGCTCGTCCGGCCAGCCGGAACGCCGCCCCCTTCGTCTCGGCACCTCCGACGGGACCATGGTGGAGGTCGTCGGAGGTAAGCTGTCTGCCGGCGAACGGGTCATCCTCGGCGAAACCGCCCCGGCTGCCGCCTCCGGCACGATGCCGTCCATGGGCGGCGGCCCCCGTCTCTGA
- a CDS encoding HisA/HisF-related TIM barrel protein: protein MDIVPVIDLLGEQVVHAKRGERDRYRPIESALTAGAAPQDIVAALLALQPFRACYVADLDAIRGNGDHRSTVAALQARWPEVAFWVDAGLATPDDCRRWFDAGVRHLVIGSESQSDGATLDAALALAGEDRVALSLDVRQGVPLGPAALHEEPALWPARVIAMTLDRVGSGEGPDLDRIATLAARRPGVRVWGAGGVRDAADLDALAAHGADAVLVASALHDRRLDAGTLARFASGQLAAKG from the coding sequence ATGGACATCGTTCCCGTCATCGACCTGCTGGGCGAGCAGGTGGTTCATGCCAAGCGGGGGGAGCGCGACCGCTACCGCCCCATCGAAAGCGCGCTGACCGCAGGAGCCGCACCACAGGATATCGTGGCCGCGCTGTTGGCGCTGCAACCCTTCCGCGCCTGCTATGTCGCCGATCTCGACGCGATCAGGGGAAATGGCGACCACCGTTCCACCGTCGCGGCGCTGCAGGCCCGCTGGCCGGAGGTGGCGTTCTGGGTCGATGCAGGACTGGCGACGCCCGACGATTGCCGCCGCTGGTTCGACGCCGGGGTCCGGCATCTGGTGATCGGCAGCGAAAGCCAGTCGGACGGCGCGACGCTGGACGCGGCGCTGGCGCTGGCCGGAGAAGACCGGGTGGCGCTGTCGCTTGATGTCCGGCAGGGAGTGCCGCTGGGACCTGCGGCGCTGCACGAGGAGCCAGCCCTCTGGCCCGCGCGCGTGATCGCCATGACGCTGGACCGGGTCGGCTCGGGCGAGGGGCCGGATCTGGACCGGATTGCGACGCTGGCGGCCCGACGCCCGGGGGTTCGGGTGTGGGGGGCCGGCGGCGTGCGCGATGCGGCGGATCTGGACGCGCTGGCCGCGCACGGCGCCGATGCCGTGCTGGTGGCCAGCGCTCTCCACGACCGGCGCCTCGACGCCGGAACGCTTGCCCGCTTCGCGTCCGGTCAGTTGGCGGCGAAGGGGTGA
- a CDS encoding ATP-grasp domain-containing protein, translated as MENSLRRVLVCEYVTGGALCNGPLPTDLMAEANAMVVALVGDLVALDGINVTLCWDNRLAPPSFPADRVALFPVAPGEDHEARWRAAAARCDMVWPIAPESDGLLGHVAALFRGTGRPVVACAPEAIALASSKTATAARLAAHGIPTIPTVPFGAPPPPAACHVVKPDDGAGCLDTFIVDNIAAWTPPHAGRWIVQPLVEGEACSLSMLVDDTGGVRLLGCNRQTVERGSDCFSFHGVEVGAMEHRRAAWEPLARAVAAAIPGLCGYVAVDLIDRPDGPETNGPVVVEVNPRLSVGYSGLSRVLGWNPAGDILTLFHTMSADAGREDAHA; from the coding sequence ATGGAGAACAGCCTTCGTCGGGTTCTGGTCTGCGAGTATGTCACCGGCGGCGCGTTGTGCAACGGGCCGCTTCCGACCGACCTGATGGCGGAAGCCAACGCGATGGTCGTGGCCCTGGTCGGTGATCTGGTCGCGCTGGACGGAATAAACGTCACGCTGTGCTGGGACAACCGCCTTGCCCCGCCGTCCTTCCCCGCAGACCGTGTCGCCCTGTTCCCGGTGGCGCCGGGCGAGGATCATGAGGCGCGCTGGCGCGCTGCCGCCGCCCGGTGCGACATGGTCTGGCCGATCGCGCCGGAAAGCGACGGGCTGCTGGGCCACGTCGCCGCTCTTTTCCGCGGCACCGGCCGCCCGGTGGTCGCCTGCGCGCCCGAGGCCATCGCTCTCGCGTCGTCGAAGACGGCGACGGCGGCGCGGTTGGCCGCCCACGGCATCCCGACCATTCCCACCGTTCCCTTCGGCGCCCCGCCGCCGCCCGCCGCCTGCCATGTGGTGAAGCCGGACGACGGCGCCGGTTGCCTCGATACCTTCATCGTCGACAACATCGCCGCCTGGACGCCGCCGCATGCCGGCCGCTGGATCGTCCAGCCGCTGGTCGAGGGCGAGGCGTGCAGCCTGTCCATGCTGGTCGACGATACCGGCGGGGTGCGGCTGCTCGGCTGCAACCGTCAGACGGTGGAGCGCGGGAGCGACTGCTTCTCCTTCCATGGCGTGGAGGTCGGGGCGATGGAACACCGCCGTGCCGCCTGGGAGCCGCTGGCCCGCGCCGTCGCCGCCGCGATTCCGGGGCTGTGCGGCTATGTCGCCGTCGACCTCATCGACCGGCCTGATGGTCCGGAGACGAATGGCCCAGTGGTGGTGGAGGTGAACCCGCGCCTGTCCGTCGGCTATTCCGGGCTGTCGCGGGTGCTGGGCTGGAACCCGGCGGGCGACATCCTGACTCTGTTCCACACCATGTCGGCCGATGCGGGCCGGGAGGACGCACATGCCTGA
- a CDS encoding hydantoinase/oxoprolinase family protein, protein MPDTRGSIVIGWDIGGAHLKAAWAEDGRLRDAVQVPCRLWQGMGELDSALTTVLEHLPADADHVVTMTGELVDLFDDRAQGVHTLIDRMAVALPQVRLRVYAGRRGLLSPQEARGQVMDVASANWMATAAVVARLLPAALLVDMGSTTTDVVPVRDGAVVARGVTDHERMAVEELLYTGLTRTAVMAMERTALVAGERLPMMAEYFATSADLYRVLGRLDEAADQHPAADNGAKTVEASLRRLARMVGHDAGDYDPAVWRAMAADLTERQLRRIHDAACRVLSAGVPPLPDDAPVVGAGVGRAVVKEVAVRLGRPYQDFCDVVGAPGQDWVASCAPAAAMALLG, encoded by the coding sequence ATGCCTGACACCCGTGGTTCGATCGTGATCGGCTGGGACATCGGCGGCGCCCACCTGAAGGCCGCCTGGGCGGAGGATGGCCGGCTGCGCGATGCGGTCCAGGTGCCCTGCCGGCTCTGGCAAGGGATGGGAGAGTTGGATTCGGCGCTCACCACGGTGCTGGAGCACCTGCCGGCGGACGCCGACCATGTGGTGACGATGACCGGCGAACTGGTCGATCTGTTCGACGACCGCGCCCAGGGCGTGCACACGCTGATCGACCGGATGGCGGTGGCCCTGCCGCAGGTGCGGCTGCGCGTCTATGCCGGCCGGCGCGGATTGCTGTCGCCACAGGAGGCGCGGGGACAGGTGATGGACGTGGCCTCCGCCAACTGGATGGCGACCGCCGCGGTGGTCGCCCGGCTCCTGCCGGCGGCGCTGCTGGTCGACATGGGCAGCACGACCACGGACGTCGTGCCGGTGCGCGACGGCGCCGTGGTGGCGCGCGGCGTCACCGATCACGAGCGGATGGCGGTGGAGGAGCTGCTCTATACCGGGCTGACCCGCACGGCGGTGATGGCGATGGAGCGCACCGCGCTGGTCGCTGGCGAGCGGTTGCCGATGATGGCCGAGTATTTCGCCACCAGCGCCGACCTCTACCGCGTGCTGGGCCGGCTGGACGAGGCCGCGGACCAGCATCCCGCCGCCGACAACGGGGCGAAGACGGTCGAGGCCAGCCTGCGCCGTCTGGCCCGCATGGTCGGGCATGATGCCGGCGATTACGATCCGGCGGTCTGGCGGGCGATGGCCGCAGATCTGACCGAACGCCAGCTGCGCCGCATCCACGATGCCGCCTGTCGCGTGCTGTCGGCCGGGGTGCCGCCTCTGCCGGACGATGCGCCCGTGGTTGGGGCTGGCGTCGGACGTGCCGTCGTGAAGGAGGTGGCCGTCCGGTTGGGCCGTCCCTACCAGGATTTCTGCGATGTGGTGGGTGCCCCCGGTCAGGATTGGGTCGCCAGTTGCGCCCCCGCCGCCGCCATGGCGCTGCTGGGTTGA
- a CDS encoding GreA/GreB family elongation factor → MSRAFVKESDAETEGPLPQITGPLHVSAATVAAWQEELAAADAEVANLRGSDAPEDRQAMSSAKRRADLLRARLAAAVVVRPAGSADEVGFGSVVVAEDEDGRRWTFTLVGGEEADPAAGRISWQSPLGEALMGGRAGDVVEWPRRNGPLSLTLRSVSAS, encoded by the coding sequence ATGAGCCGCGCCTTCGTTAAGGAAAGCGACGCCGAAACCGAGGGGCCGCTGCCGCAGATCACCGGTCCCCTGCACGTGTCCGCCGCCACGGTTGCCGCTTGGCAGGAGGAGCTTGCCGCGGCCGACGCCGAGGTTGCGAATCTGCGTGGCTCCGATGCGCCGGAGGACCGGCAGGCGATGAGCAGCGCCAAGCGGCGCGCCGACCTGCTCCGCGCCCGTCTGGCCGCCGCCGTGGTGGTGCGCCCGGCCGGCTCGGCGGATGAGGTCGGGTTCGGCTCCGTCGTCGTCGCCGAGGATGAGGACGGACGCCGATGGACATTCACGCTGGTGGGCGGCGAGGAGGCCGATCCCGCCGCCGGCCGGATCAGCTGGCAATCCCCGTTGGGCGAGGCGCTGATGGGCGGGCGGGCCGGCGACGTGGTCGAATGGCCGCGCCGGAACGGCCCCCTGTCGCTGACCCTTCGTTCGGTGTCGGCGTCCTGA
- a CDS encoding GNAT family N-acetyltransferase, translated as MERLTGAALADRVEELAVLRLAVLGEFPYLYSGSAAYEERYLSGLGGLPGGLILTAFERNRMVAAVTGAPLDQELDALRDPFTHAGCNPRSIFYFGEVVVLPSHRGRGVGTALLEIGESHIRETGRFASIAFGEIVRSVDHPRRPNAYRTPDSAWRRLGYRLEPEIGGALSWCDACDREETAKPLRFWVKSLATSIGA; from the coding sequence GTGGAGCGGCTGACCGGCGCCGCCCTGGCCGACCGGGTGGAGGAGTTGGCGGTCCTGCGTCTGGCGGTGCTGGGCGAGTTCCCTTATCTCTATTCCGGCTCGGCCGCGTACGAGGAACGCTATCTGTCCGGTCTCGGCGGCCTGCCGGGCGGACTCATCCTGACCGCCTTCGAGCGCAACCGCATGGTCGCGGCCGTCACCGGCGCACCGCTCGACCAGGAGCTGGACGCCTTGCGCGACCCGTTCACCCATGCAGGCTGCAACCCGCGCTCGATCTTCTATTTCGGCGAGGTGGTGGTCCTCCCCTCCCATCGCGGGCGCGGAGTGGGGACCGCCCTGTTGGAAATCGGCGAATCCCACATACGCGAAACCGGCCGTTTCGCGTCCATCGCCTTCGGCGAGATCGTGCGTTCCGTCGACCATCCCCGCCGCCCGAACGCCTACCGGACGCCCGATTCCGCGTGGCGGCGGCTGGGCTATCGGCTGGAGCCGGAGATCGGCGGAGCCCTGTCCTGGTGCGACGCCTGCGACCGGGAGGAGACCGCCAAACCCCTTCGTTTCTGGGTCAAGTCCCTCGCCACCAGCATCGGAGCATAA
- a CDS encoding proline/glycine betaine ABC transporter permease, whose product MESEIRIGKWVEELVSFMLDHFQSTFDTIATVVNGFGGAIDYVLVGAPAWLLIGLLVAISLWRVGVGFAVFTVAALLLIAGMGLWTETASTLGLVLTATLLSLLIGVPLGVWMARNRVVESIVRTTLDFMQTMPAFVYLIPAVMFFGLGRVPGILATVIFAMPPAVRLTSLGIQQVPAEIVEAGKAFGCHDRQLLFKVQLPNALPSIMAGVNQTMMMALSMIVIASMIGAGGLGNVVLQGIQRLDIALGFESGLSVVLLAIVLDRITQSFGRTASAPRPARFAFLRRFRPVPAP is encoded by the coding sequence ATGGAGTCCGAAATCAGAATCGGCAAATGGGTCGAGGAGCTGGTCAGCTTCATGCTCGACCATTTCCAATCGACGTTCGACACGATCGCGACGGTGGTGAACGGCTTCGGCGGCGCCATCGACTATGTGCTGGTCGGCGCGCCGGCCTGGCTGCTGATCGGGCTGCTCGTCGCGATCTCCCTCTGGCGCGTCGGCGTCGGCTTCGCCGTCTTTACCGTCGCTGCCCTGCTGCTGATCGCCGGCATGGGGCTGTGGACGGAGACTGCCTCCACCCTGGGTCTGGTGCTGACCGCCACCCTGCTCAGCCTGCTGATCGGCGTGCCGCTGGGCGTCTGGATGGCGCGCAACCGCGTGGTCGAAAGCATTGTCCGCACCACGCTGGACTTCATGCAGACCATGCCGGCCTTCGTCTATCTGATCCCGGCGGTGATGTTCTTCGGCCTGGGCCGGGTGCCGGGCATCCTCGCCACCGTGATCTTCGCCATGCCGCCGGCGGTGCGCCTGACGTCGCTCGGCATCCAGCAGGTGCCGGCCGAGATCGTCGAGGCCGGAAAGGCCTTCGGCTGCCATGACCGCCAGCTTCTGTTCAAGGTGCAACTGCCGAACGCCCTGCCCTCGATCATGGCGGGCGTGAACCAGACTATGATGATGGCGCTGTCGATGATCGTCATTGCCTCCATGATCGGCGCCGGCGGCCTGGGCAACGTGGTGCTGCAAGGCATCCAGCGCCTGGACATCGCGCTCGGCTTCGAAAGCGGCCTCAGCGTCGTTCTGCTGGCCATCGTTCTCGACCGCATTACGCAAAGCTTCGGCCGGACCGCCTCCGCCCCACGCCCGGCACGCTTCGCGTTCCTGCGGCGGTTCCGGCCGGTGCCGGCACCGTGA
- the proV gene encoding glycine betaine/L-proline ABC transporter ATP-binding protein ProV → MNTMMRSAVSVGGPASLGFPRGAARTSVGDDAAVRLEVRNVYKVFSADPKPALTMLRQGASKAEVLEKLNVNVGVLDASFQVRSGEIFVIMGLSGSGKSTMIRLLNRLIEPSSGEILLDGKDLVSMSKSELIQARRRNMGMVFQSFALMPHLSALDNAAFGLEISGVSKAERHKAAQQALEQVGLGAYASRYPREMSGGMQQRVGLARALANDPTILLMDEAFSALDPLIRTEMQDELLRLQREHQRTIVFISHDLDEAMRIGDRIAIMEGGRIVQVGTPYEILSRPADDYVRSFFRNVDASKVLRAGDVARYEATNTVIRLPGELAPALQQLRENHHNFGYVRTHDGRFEGIVSQTTLERELNGPQPRFVNAFLPDVRTVNAATPVHALLALVADTEWPVPVVDDDHNFLGAISRALMLHTLVRGD, encoded by the coding sequence ATGAACACGATGATGCGAAGCGCGGTTTCGGTCGGGGGACCGGCCAGCCTGGGCTTTCCCCGCGGCGCTGCCAGGACGAGCGTCGGCGATGACGCGGCGGTCCGCCTGGAAGTCCGGAACGTCTACAAGGTCTTCTCCGCCGACCCGAAACCCGCGTTGACCATGCTGCGCCAGGGCGCCAGCAAGGCGGAGGTTCTGGAGAAGCTGAACGTCAATGTCGGCGTGCTGGATGCCAGCTTTCAGGTCCGTTCGGGCGAAATATTCGTCATCATGGGGCTGTCGGGCTCCGGCAAATCCACCATGATCCGCCTGCTGAACCGGCTGATAGAACCGAGCAGCGGCGAGATCCTGCTCGACGGCAAGGATCTGGTCAGCATGTCCAAGTCCGAACTGATCCAGGCCCGCCGCCGCAACATGGGCATGGTCTTCCAGTCCTTCGCCCTGATGCCGCACTTGAGCGCGCTGGACAACGCCGCCTTCGGCCTGGAAATCTCCGGTGTGTCCAAGGCGGAGCGGCACAAGGCGGCGCAGCAGGCGCTGGAGCAGGTCGGGCTTGGCGCCTACGCCAGCCGCTATCCGCGCGAGATGTCGGGCGGCATGCAGCAGCGCGTCGGCCTTGCCCGCGCATTGGCCAACGATCCCACCATCCTGCTGATGGATGAGGCCTTCTCCGCCCTCGACCCGCTGATCCGCACGGAAATGCAGGACGAACTTCTGCGCCTGCAGCGCGAGCATCAGCGCACCATCGTCTTCATCTCCCACGATCTGGACGAGGCGATGCGCATCGGCGACCGCATCGCCATCATGGAAGGCGGCCGCATCGTACAGGTCGGCACGCCCTATGAAATCCTCAGCCGCCCGGCCGACGATTACGTCCGCTCCTTCTTCCGCAACGTCGATGCCTCCAAGGTGCTGCGGGCCGGCGACGTGGCGCGCTACGAGGCGACCAACACGGTCATCCGCCTGCCCGGCGAACTGGCCCCCGCCCTGCAGCAGCTGCGCGAGAACCACCACAATTTCGGCTATGTGCGCACCCATGACGGCCGCTTCGAAGGTATCGTCTCGCAGACGACGCTGGAACGTGAACTGAATGGGCCGCAGCCGCGCTTCGTCAACGCCTTCCTGCCCGACGTCCGCACGGTCAATGCCGCGACGCCGGTCCACGCCCTGCTCGCGCTCGTCGCCGACACCGAATGGCCGGTGCCCGTCGTCGACGACGACCACAACTTCCTCGGCGCCATTTCACGCGCCCTCATGCTCCACACCTTGGTTCGGGGGGATTGA